A region of Bacteroidota bacterium DNA encodes the following proteins:
- a CDS encoding sterol desaturase family protein, protein MPQTFVTLPPPNIPKEQKGNVIYGIFGHLGSPFTYILFLAIFGVTLLTAAIGFLIVSAIFMTFTLIEEKKNASMELPKYTTKEFIDGLTMVFYKGILVGGGFITIGWFALSFIPLYGKHFNNWWLIIGATFLLDLAYYWIHRLMSHSRGNNPILKYYRKKHAAHHSVSELDFLRGNQSSLVDTAISQFQPSLIFISYFMGMDLASTWVAYALILMLQATDHTSVTYNIGWLKYIFMDNHAHKLHHCKRGNLINHAAAFSIYDRLWGTYYEDWNLCSNYLHHHRIALPIKRIEKESTGQLVMEN, encoded by the coding sequence ATGCCTCAAACGTTTGTTACACTGCCACCTCCCAACATCCCCAAGGAGCAAAAAGGGAATGTGATTTACGGGATTTTTGGCCATTTGGGCTCTCCCTTTACCTATATCCTTTTCCTCGCGATCTTCGGGGTGACACTTTTGACTGCAGCGATCGGATTTCTCATCGTCTCTGCAATCTTCATGACCTTTACCTTGATCGAAGAAAAGAAAAATGCTTCGATGGAGCTCCCCAAATACACCACCAAGGAGTTCATTGACGGACTCACCATGGTGTTTTACAAAGGTATCCTCGTTGGCGGCGGTTTTATTACCATCGGATGGTTTGCACTTTCGTTCATCCCGTTGTACGGCAAACATTTCAACAATTGGTGGCTGATCATCGGCGCTACCTTTTTGCTGGATTTGGCCTATTATTGGATCCACCGCTTGATGAGCCATAGCCGCGGCAACAATCCGATTCTGAAATATTACCGCAAAAAGCATGCTGCCCACCACAGCGTCTCCGAATTGGACTTTCTTCGTGGCAATCAAAGTTCGCTCGTCGATACCGCCATCAGTCAGTTCCAGCCCTCGCTGATTTTCATCTCCTACTTCATGGGAATGGACCTCGCCTCGACTTGGGTGGCTTATGCCTTGATTTTGATGCTGCAAGCCACCGACCATACTTCGGTGACGTACAACATCGGCTGGTTGAAATACATCTTCATGGACAACCACGCCCACAAGCTCCACCACTGCAAACGCGGCAACTTGATCAACCACGCGGCTGCTTTCAGCATCTACGACCGTCTTTGGGGCACCTACTACGAAGATTGGAACCTCTGCTCCAACTATCTCCATCATCACCGCATCGCCCTCCCGATCAAACGCATTGAAAAGGAAAGCACGGGGCAGTTGGTAATGGAGAATTGA
- a CDS encoding dienelactone hydrolase family protein produces the protein MSTKRIHLYLLLLLVLGIGQPLQAQVTDGILSSGGIARTYHAYLPKGYDPQQKYPLVLLLHGRLGTGSKFLGYTGIRRLADREGFVVVAPDGYRKSWNDGRLRTPAHEAEVDDVKFLGSLLDRMCSAYRIDPAKIYCVGMSNGGFMTLTLATQMPNRLAAIGVIVASATEGHADRSIPKTILPMIVMNGTEDPLIKWNGGPISVRDQEKVMATPEFLRLYTQQGDCDVVMTLPMADTVDDGTATILHFWQDCSNAAEVQLWEVKGGGHTLPGKKQYLGEKLIGRTSRDYDGMEAIWSFLKRFSAQN, from the coding sequence ATGTCAACGAAAAGAATTCACCTCTACCTCTTGCTCCTCCTGGTACTCGGCATTGGACAACCCCTGCAAGCCCAAGTCACCGATGGCATCCTCTCATCCGGAGGAATTGCCCGGACCTACCACGCTTACCTCCCCAAAGGCTATGATCCGCAGCAAAAATACCCGCTGGTCTTGCTGCTGCATGGACGGCTCGGGACCGGCAGCAAGTTCCTCGGATACACTGGAATCAGAAGGCTTGCCGACCGTGAAGGCTTCGTGGTCGTTGCGCCGGATGGGTACCGCAAATCCTGGAATGACGGTCGCCTCCGCACACCCGCCCACGAGGCCGAGGTGGACGATGTGAAATTCCTTGGAAGTTTGCTGGATCGGATGTGCAGCGCTTACCGCATCGATCCGGCAAAAATCTACTGTGTCGGCATGAGCAACGGCGGATTCATGACCTTGACCTTGGCCACCCAAATGCCGAACCGCCTTGCCGCAATCGGCGTGATCGTGGCTTCGGCGACGGAGGGCCATGCCGACCGTTCGATTCCCAAAACGATCCTGCCGATGATCGTGATGAATGGGACGGAAGATCCCTTGATCAAGTGGAACGGCGGTCCGATTTCGGTGCGGGATCAGGAAAAGGTGATGGCGACTCCCGAATTTCTGAGGTTGTACACGCAGCAAGGCGACTGTGACGTCGTGATGACGCTGCCAATGGCAGACACGGTGGATGACGGCACAGCGACCATCCTACACTTTTGGCAAGATTGCAGCAACGCCGCCGAAGTACAACTTTGGGAAGTCAAAGGCGGCGGGCATACCCTACCGGGTAAAAAACAATACCTCGGGGAAAAACTGATTGGCCGCACAAGCCGTGACTACGACGGCATGGAGGCGATTTGGAGCTTTCTGAAGCGGTTTTCGGCACAGAATTGA
- a CDS encoding choice-of-anchor L domain-containing protein produces MMPRHTAFTLFLLLVVGFFGRIHAQLQTTSSNNATMLVNQLIGPGISVSNATINTQPNAAGTFVSNGSNIGLPGGVLLTSGEVGNAIGPNLNTGISTSHGAPGDAQLNALSSPFMTEDACILEFDIVAICDTIQISYVFGSDEYDEYVCSDFTDVFGFFISGPGIVGTQNIAVIPGSATPISINTVNIGAPGMFSTFPLPGNCNTTNSAFFTTNNTGTTVEYDGFTVPLIAKSAVIPCSTYHIKLAIADAGDDALDSGVFLEQGGIRCTSTQLSVSSSINNPGYVNAVEGCVNGRFTFTRSGDTTQAQTVNYTVGGTATPLFDYPPLPGSVTFPAMVSSVTLNIVATADGLPEGNESVFVILSDSVCGTVFSDTATLWISDQISVDAGPSQVVCQGNSVQIGLPPVNGVTYSWLPSTNLSAGNISNPVFQNPNVGTYVYTMLGTDTAGCQGGDTMTVTVLLSPTASFTVDSLLCQGDTVLVTYTGNAPGNATYNWNFGGGTVISGTGQGPYLIQFTTQGPRNISLTVGVGSCTSLPVSHGLFVNWRPVITMNPINPDCFGQSDGSVTVSILNANPPFSFLWSNGAVTSSLQNIPAGTYSVVATDANGCVDIGSITLTQPTQLTYQFAVDSIICNGGTGTATITPAGGTPPYAYLWSNGATTAGITPTTGTYSVTVTDSKGCTVTETAVLDEPPMVSLAIGGDSIACDYEQVTLTALLGGGVPPYQYQWSSMPIGVSDTTAVITVDADQDRMFILNITDAQGCPGQATYFVDAIPRPFVEFRPDITGACDSATVTFINTSLPANSSYLWEFYDGATSIAPNAVHWFGNGVWGAQLTVTSPEGCVNSLNSPALVNIVPTPVASFVSDPQILLVDYLLLSEATITFNNTSPWYASAVNWSFGNGDSADVGQVTYTYPAAGLYDITMTAYNIYGCHDDTTQTLLILDDPGLWIPTAFTPNGDGLNDRFTIVGMQVKTFNIDVYDRWGRLTFRSDDINNSWDGKVGGEYAPEGVYVYRVNAVLNTGPVQRQGSVTILR; encoded by the coding sequence ATGATGCCTCGCCATACCGCTTTCACCTTGTTTCTGCTGCTCGTTGTTGGATTTTTTGGCCGGATCCATGCGCAGTTGCAAACAACCTCCAGCAACAATGCGACGATGTTGGTCAATCAGCTCATCGGTCCCGGCATCTCCGTGAGCAATGCAACAATCAATACGCAACCCAATGCGGCGGGAACTTTTGTAAGCAATGGTTCCAATATCGGCTTGCCCGGAGGTGTTTTACTCACTTCGGGTGAGGTGGGCAATGCAATCGGTCCGAATCTCAACACGGGTATTTCCACCAGCCACGGAGCACCCGGCGACGCGCAATTGAATGCGCTTTCGTCCCCATTCATGACCGAGGATGCCTGCATTCTCGAATTTGACATCGTTGCAATCTGCGACACGATCCAGATTTCCTACGTCTTCGGTTCGGATGAATACGACGAATATGTCTGTTCTGACTTCACCGATGTCTTCGGCTTTTTCATTTCGGGTCCGGGCATCGTGGGCACGCAAAATATCGCCGTGATTCCCGGTTCGGCTACGCCGATTTCGATCAATACCGTCAATATCGGGGCACCGGGGATGTTTTCCACCTTTCCGCTTCCGGGAAATTGCAATACGACCAATTCGGCGTTCTTCACAACCAACAATACCGGCACAACCGTTGAATACGATGGATTTACGGTCCCCTTGATTGCCAAGTCGGCTGTCATTCCGTGCAGCACCTACCATATCAAACTCGCAATCGCGGATGCAGGAGATGATGCCCTGGATTCGGGGGTTTTTCTCGAACAAGGCGGCATTCGTTGTACGTCCACGCAGCTTTCCGTGAGCTCCTCGATCAACAATCCCGGCTATGTCAATGCCGTCGAGGGCTGTGTCAATGGCCGTTTTACCTTCACCCGCTCAGGCGATACCACACAGGCACAAACGGTGAATTACACCGTTGGCGGCACTGCAACACCCTTGTTTGACTATCCGCCGCTGCCGGGATCTGTGACATTCCCAGCCATGGTGAGCAGCGTCACGCTCAACATTGTTGCGACCGCAGACGGCCTTCCCGAAGGCAATGAATCGGTCTTTGTCATTTTATCGGACTCCGTCTGTGGAACGGTATTCTCCGACACGGCCACCCTTTGGATTTCCGATCAAATTTCGGTGGATGCCGGTCCAAGTCAGGTCGTCTGTCAGGGAAATTCGGTGCAAATCGGGTTGCCCCCCGTGAATGGCGTGACCTATTCTTGGTTGCCTTCGACGAATTTGAGTGCTGGCAATATCTCCAATCCTGTCTTCCAGAATCCCAACGTCGGAACCTATGTCTATACCATGCTGGGAACGGATACTGCGGGCTGTCAAGGCGGGGATACGATGACGGTCACCGTGTTGTTGAGTCCGACCGCCTCCTTTACCGTCGATTCATTGTTGTGCCAGGGTGACACCGTTTTGGTTACCTATACCGGAAATGCGCCGGGTAATGCCACCTACAATTGGAATTTCGGAGGCGGAACGGTCATTTCTGGAACTGGACAAGGGCCATATTTGATTCAGTTTACAACGCAGGGTCCGCGCAACATTTCGCTGACCGTGGGCGTCGGGAGTTGTACCTCGCTTCCCGTTTCACACGGGCTTTTTGTGAATTGGCGCCCCGTTATTACGATGAATCCCATCAATCCTGACTGCTTTGGACAATCGGATGGGTCGGTTACCGTCTCCATCCTAAATGCAAATCCCCCCTTTAGCTTTCTGTGGAGCAATGGTGCAGTGACTTCGAGCTTGCAGAATATTCCGGCAGGAACCTATTCGGTGGTGGCAACGGATGCCAACGGCTGTGTGGATATTGGGAGTATCACCCTTACGCAGCCTACGCAATTAACCTATCAGTTCGCAGTCGATTCCATTATCTGCAATGGCGGCACGGGGACGGCGACGATCACGCCGGCAGGCGGCACGCCACCCTATGCCTATCTATGGTCCAATGGAGCCACGACCGCGGGCATCACGCCGACGACGGGCACTTATTCGGTCACTGTGACGGATTCCAAAGGCTGTACCGTGACGGAAACGGCGGTGCTCGACGAACCACCGATGGTTTCCCTCGCGATTGGCGGTGATTCCATCGCCTGCGACTACGAACAAGTGACTTTGACGGCGCTTTTGGGCGGCGGCGTGCCGCCTTACCAATACCAATGGTCGTCGATGCCGATTGGCGTCAGTGACACGACCGCAGTCATCACCGTGGATGCCGACCAAGACCGCATGTTTATCCTCAACATCACCGATGCACAAGGCTGCCCGGGCCAAGCCACCTACTTCGTAGACGCCATTCCCCGGCCCTTCGTCGAATTTCGTCCCGACATCACCGGTGCTTGCGATTCGGCCACGGTCACCTTTATCAACACATCCCTTCCCGCCAATTCCAGCTACCTCTGGGAATTTTATGACGGGGCCACCTCGATCGCGCCCAATGCGGTTCACTGGTTTGGAAACGGGGTTTGGGGTGCCCAATTGACCGTGACCTCTCCGGAAGGATGTGTGAATTCGTTGAATTCGCCAGCCTTGGTCAACATCGTGCCGACGCCGGTCGCCTCTTTTGTCTCCGATCCGCAGATCTTGTTGGTCGATTATCTGCTGCTTTCGGAGGCCACGATTACCTTCAACAATACCTCACCGTGGTATGCCTCGGCCGTCAATTGGTCCTTTGGCAATGGCGACAGCGCCGATGTCGGTCAGGTGACCTATACCTATCCGGCGGCAGGATTGTACGATATCACCATGACGGCCTACAACATTTACGGCTGTCACGACGATACGACGCAGACGCTGTTGATTCTCGACGATCCAGGGCTGTGGATTCCGACGGCATTTACACCGAATGGCGATGGGCTGAACGACCGATTTACCATCGTGGGCATGCAGGTCAAAACCTTCAACATCGACGTTTATGACCGCTGGGGCAGGCTCACGTTCAGATCCGATGACATCAACAATAGCTGGGACGGAAAAGTGGGCGGCGAATATGCCCCCGAAGGTGTCTATGTCTACAGAGTCAACGCCGTGCTCAATACCGGCCCGGTTCAGCGGCAAGGATCAGTCACCATCCTGAGGTAA
- a CDS encoding SDR family NAD(P)-dependent oxidoreductase, whose translation MSPQKNYALVTGASSGIGLEFARQLAAKGYPLVIVARRIDRLEALRVEILAAYKVDVQILAQDLTAPDAALQVMAALKTKGIVLDILVNNAGYGMGGRFLEMEMSAIERMFQL comes from the coding sequence ATGTCCCCTCAAAAAAACTACGCTTTGGTCACCGGTGCAAGCAGCGGCATCGGTTTGGAATTTGCCCGTCAATTGGCGGCAAAGGGCTATCCTTTGGTGATCGTAGCGCGGCGAATTGACCGATTGGAGGCCTTGCGAGTGGAGATTTTGGCCGCGTACAAGGTGGATGTACAGATTTTGGCGCAGGACTTGACGGCACCTGATGCGGCTTTGCAGGTGATGGCGGCGCTCAAGACAAAGGGCATCGTGCTTGATATCCTCGTCAACAATGCGGGTTACGGCATGGGCGGACGGTTTTTGGAAATGGAAATGTCAGCCATTGAGCGGATGTTTCAGCT
- a CDS encoding methyltransferase domain-containing protein has protein sequence MNKIANLDCEIVTIPIGNGHIQLWRPLRAESYILNTAEEDFGGDERLPYWAMLWPASIALANYFSELPELAGKSVLELGAGLALPGLAAAQAGARVTLTDWYEEALEYARESAASNGFSLETRFLDWRYPPTEPKFDYIACADLLYERRNHAPILDTLSKLLAPNGVAVFSDPERHMSPAFFEMAAQQGWIAQSNTQTVAWEGAEFQISCWELRRSGE, from the coding sequence TTGAATAAAATTGCCAACCTCGACTGCGAAATTGTCACCATACCCATCGGAAATGGTCACATTCAGCTTTGGCGGCCCCTCAGGGCGGAATCCTATATCCTGAACACCGCCGAAGAGGACTTTGGCGGTGACGAACGGCTGCCTTATTGGGCGATGTTGTGGCCGGCTTCCATTGCTTTGGCGAATTATTTCTCAGAATTGCCCGAATTGGCCGGGAAATCCGTTTTGGAGCTCGGTGCCGGACTAGCCTTGCCCGGATTGGCGGCAGCGCAGGCAGGTGCGCGCGTGACCTTGACCGATTGGTACGAGGAAGCATTGGAATATGCCCGGGAAAGTGCAGCTTCGAATGGGTTTTCGCTCGAAACAAGGTTTTTGGATTGGCGCTATCCTCCGACCGAACCGAAATTCGACTACATCGCCTGTGCCGATTTGCTCTACGAACGCCGCAACCATGCGCCGATTTTAGACACGCTCTCGAAATTGTTGGCGCCCAACGGTGTCGCGGTTTTCAGCGATCCGGAACGCCATATGAGTCCGGCATTTTTCGAAATGGCGGCGCAACAAGGCTGGATCGCTCAAAGCAACACACAAACTGTTGCCTGGGAAGGTGCTGAATTTCAGATCTCCTGCTGGGAATTGCGGCGATCAGGCGAATGA
- a CDS encoding restriction endonuclease produces the protein MGNRHPQITKSSGAIVPYEASKLKASLLRAGASKELSEEIAKRIKGMLYPEIPTEEIYRRAYELLREHGDRHAGRYKLKQALLELGPSGFPFERYVGALLQHLGFSVEFDLILPGRCVQHELDVVAKKDSLTRMVECKYHQQRGQKTDVKVSLYIHARFQDLESQFQSHHPQLTPHFEGWLFTNTRFSDDAIAYGRCAGLHLVAWDYPETGNLKDMIETSGLFPITCLGTLAPSEKDELMNRNIVLCQDLAHHVHELERAGLTQGRIERVLEEASTIVAKINGNHHSPDRRNSQQEI, from the coding sequence ATGGGGAATCGACATCCACAAATTACAAAATCCAGCGGCGCCATCGTGCCCTACGAGGCTTCCAAACTCAAAGCATCGCTCTTACGGGCAGGTGCGAGCAAGGAACTGAGCGAAGAGATCGCCAAGCGCATCAAGGGCATGTTGTATCCCGAGATTCCGACCGAGGAGATTTACCGCCGCGCCTACGAATTGCTGCGCGAGCACGGTGACCGCCATGCCGGACGCTACAAACTGAAACAAGCCTTGCTCGAACTCGGCCCTTCAGGTTTTCCCTTCGAACGGTATGTCGGGGCCTTGTTGCAGCATTTGGGCTTTTCCGTCGAATTCGATTTGATTCTCCCGGGCAGATGTGTGCAGCATGAACTCGACGTCGTCGCCAAAAAGGACAGCCTCACCCGCATGGTTGAATGCAAATACCACCAACAACGCGGCCAAAAGACCGACGTCAAGGTTTCCCTGTACATCCACGCGCGGTTTCAGGACTTGGAATCGCAATTTCAGTCCCACCATCCGCAGTTGACGCCGCATTTTGAGGGTTGGCTATTCACCAATACCCGGTTCAGCGACGATGCCATTGCCTACGGGCGATGCGCAGGCTTGCACCTTGTCGCCTGGGACTATCCTGAAACGGGCAATTTGAAAGATATGATCGAGACCTCCGGCCTGTTTCCGATCACCTGTTTGGGAACCTTGGCACCGAGCGAAAAGGACGAATTGATGAACCGCAACATTGTATTGTGTCAGGACTTGGCGCATCACGTCCACGAACTCGAACGAGCCGGGCTCACGCAGGGCAGGATTGAAAGGGTCTTGGAGGAGGCGTCTACGATCGTGGCTAAAATCAATGGAAACCATCATTCGCCTGATCGCCGCAATTCCCAGCAGGAGATCTGA
- a CDS encoding NAD(P)/FAD-dependent oxidoreductase: protein MQSGKALKDYKGADSFDAIVIGSGMGGLTAAVFLARAGRKVLVLEKHYEFGGFTHVFSRRDYEWDVGVHYLGDMVKPTSETARIFNLISGGKLQWAPMEEAYDRLIYPDRSYDLLAGKDKMKAQLKAWFPTETAAIDAYYELLPRMTGWRSKLYFAEKALPKPISAVLGGMMRRPWLKYSGKTTAEVLDGLTQDPKLRAVLTGQWGDYGLPPKQSSFGIQAMVASHYRHGACYPVGGSAQFANTIIAELERLGGKVLLRAEVAEVLEENGRAKGVRMADGRCFFALNVISNAGFVNTMTKLLPEKLRLNPKQIADMGLEASVGHVCLYIGLKKTASELALPKTNLWIYPGYDYDAQLANYLKNPDGPLPLTYISFPSAKDPDFLNRFPGKSTIEIITVAPWDWYSEWEDGKWKKRGEEYEAKKEAISQRLLAELYKHMPSTQGHVDYYELSTPLSTKHFSNYPAGELYGLSHTPARFRQRKLGVRTPLKGLWMAGQDAVSCGVAGGMFGGVLCASAILMRNVIAGGAWCILS from the coding sequence ATGCAGTCTGGAAAGGCACTTAAAGATTATAAAGGAGCAGATTCCTTTGATGCCATCGTGATCGGTTCGGGAATGGGCGGATTGACGGCGGCGGTGTTTTTGGCGAGGGCGGGCCGCAAGGTGCTGGTCTTGGAGAAACACTACGAATTCGGGGGCTTCACCCATGTTTTTTCACGGCGTGACTACGAATGGGATGTGGGAGTGCATTACCTCGGCGACATGGTGAAGCCGACCTCCGAAACTGCCCGGATTTTCAACCTGATCAGCGGCGGCAAGTTGCAATGGGCACCTATGGAGGAAGCTTACGACCGCCTGATTTATCCCGACCGCAGTTATGATTTGTTGGCGGGCAAGGACAAGATGAAGGCGCAATTGAAGGCATGGTTTCCAACGGAGACAGCTGCGATTGATGCCTACTACGAATTGTTGCCACGGATGACGGGCTGGCGTTCGAAGTTGTATTTTGCAGAAAAAGCACTTCCCAAGCCGATTTCCGCTGTTTTGGGTGGAATGATGCGCCGACCTTGGCTGAAATATTCGGGGAAAACGACGGCGGAGGTCTTGGATGGGCTGACGCAAGATCCAAAGTTGCGGGCGGTCTTGACCGGTCAATGGGGCGATTACGGATTGCCGCCCAAACAAAGCAGCTTCGGCATCCAAGCGATGGTGGCAAGCCACTACCGGCACGGCGCCTGCTACCCCGTCGGTGGTTCGGCGCAATTCGCCAACACCATTATCGCCGAACTCGAACGCCTCGGCGGAAAAGTATTGCTCCGTGCCGAGGTGGCCGAAGTTTTGGAGGAAAATGGCCGCGCAAAAGGTGTTCGGATGGCCGATGGCCGCTGCTTTTTCGCCCTGAATGTCATCTCCAACGCCGGATTCGTCAACACGATGACCAAATTGCTGCCCGAAAAGCTGCGTTTGAACCCCAAGCAGATCGCAGACATGGGTTTGGAGGCCTCGGTGGGTCACGTCTGCCTCTACATCGGCCTGAAAAAGACAGCATCCGAATTGGCCCTTCCCAAAACCAACCTGTGGATTTATCCCGGCTACGATTACGATGCGCAGTTGGCCAATTACCTCAAAAATCCGGATGGACCGCTGCCGTTGACCTATATCTCGTTCCCTTCGGCCAAGGATCCCGACTTCCTGAACCGATTCCCCGGAAAATCGACCATCGAGATCATCACGGTCGCCCCTTGGGATTGGTACAGCGAATGGGAAGACGGAAAATGGAAGAAACGCGGCGAAGAATACGAAGCCAAAAAGGAGGCCATTTCCCAACGACTGCTCGCCGAATTGTACAAACACATGCCTTCCACGCAAGGTCATGTCGATTATTATGAGCTGAGCACGCCCTTGTCTACCAAGCACTTCAGCAATTATCCCGCAGGCGAATTGTACGGACTTTCGCATACCCCTGCCCGTTTCCGACAGCGGAAGTTAGGGGTGCGCACGCCCCTGAAAGGCTTGTGGATGGCAGGGCAGGATGCGGTGAGCTGTGGCGTGGCAGGCGGGATGTTTGGAGGGGTGCTTTGTGCCTCGGCCATCTTGATGCGGAATGTGATTGCGGGGGGTGCGTGGTGCATCCTTTCTTGA